A window of the Mesorhizobium opportunistum WSM2075 genome harbors these coding sequences:
- a CDS encoding VOC family protein has translation MAIQTIFAHVSCSDLEASIGWYEKLFGKAPQRRPMPGLAEWQFSDSAEVQLFEDKDKADTSTLTLGVLPLAPERLRLVDAGLEPGPIEKADHFWIMRMRDPDGNLMVFASAERD, from the coding sequence ATGGCGATCCAGACGATTTTCGCCCATGTCAGCTGCTCCGATCTCGAAGCCAGCATCGGCTGGTACGAAAAACTCTTCGGCAAGGCGCCGCAGCGCCGGCCGATGCCTGGGCTGGCCGAGTGGCAGTTCAGCGACAGCGCCGAGGTGCAGCTCTTCGAGGACAAGGACAAGGCCGACACCTCGACGCTGACGCTTGGCGTGCTGCCGCTGGCGCCCGAACGGCTGAGGCTGGTGGATGCGGGCCTCGAACCCGGTCCTATCGAGAAAGCCGACCATTTCTGGATCATGCGCATGCGCGACCCCGACGGGAACCTGATGGTGTTTGCCAGCGCGGAACGCGACTAG
- a CDS encoding DUF1236 domain-containing protein, with protein sequence MKHYLATSAAAAIVLMGGIGTALAETVVVQPQDETVVREYVKKEPLASVNLLGVELKLGSPVPDRVELREVPNVRYRVAVINDQTVLVDPDTREIVEVLH encoded by the coding sequence ATGAAACACTATCTTGCTACGAGTGCGGCTGCCGCGATCGTCCTGATGGGTGGTATTGGCACGGCCTTGGCGGAAACCGTCGTCGTGCAGCCACAGGATGAGACAGTCGTCCGCGAATACGTGAAGAAGGAGCCGCTGGCGTCGGTGAACCTTTTGGGCGTCGAGCTCAAGCTCGGCTCGCCTGTGCCGGACAGGGTTGAATTGCGCGAGGTACCCAACGTCAGGTACCGCGTCGCCGTGATCAACGACCAGACCGTCCTGGTCGACCCCGACACGCGCGAAATCGTCGAAGTGCTGCACTGA
- a CDS encoding WD40 repeat domain-containing protein → MNRLADRVLALLLAAVAIGCLARIYPLVATLAWGRASVSQDAASLRLLVFSVAALACLVGALLFWAGLLPGRPAHLASAPLFGRTAEVRETGRPGLRKVFFALPLVVLAALAVDRLGPWHDGGGGVASELKANEPKPDEPRLAEPKPDEPKSQDVASTPPAVEPAPPAPPPVAANPPSTPMPPAPPQTPAAPPPEVAIIPPPTVAPLPPPPPSAPTQPDGHRDAVVWLAVAPDGQSIMSASTDHVIKLWDVGGKHLIRNLGVHKDMARTALYMPDGVSALTAGDDGEIVLRKLADGTVLHVFQSGQNGGVNKLAISPDGKHAVSGHDTGNVIVWDLVNNSVLHVLTGHGWSISAVAVSPDGKQALSGSIDGTLKLWDIDSGKQLRSWHGHEQGTYGAVFTTDGHHLITGSGDLTIKVWDLDSGREVKRFEGHEGTVYTLALSADGKRLLSGSLDGTARLWDMETGNQIAMFDSQTGPIYAVAFAPDGTVLTGGYDRTIRDWPATGGDGVVLFAGAPG, encoded by the coding sequence ATGAACAGACTTGCTGACAGGGTGCTGGCGCTTCTGCTGGCCGCGGTTGCCATCGGCTGCCTGGCGCGGATTTATCCGCTCGTCGCTACCCTCGCCTGGGGTCGGGCCTCCGTTTCGCAGGATGCGGCCTCCCTGCGGCTTCTGGTTTTCTCCGTGGCGGCACTTGCCTGCCTTGTCGGCGCGTTGCTGTTCTGGGCCGGTCTTTTGCCAGGCCGGCCGGCGCACCTTGCCAGCGCGCCTCTGTTCGGCCGAACGGCGGAGGTGCGGGAGACCGGCAGGCCTGGCCTTCGCAAGGTCTTTTTTGCCTTGCCATTGGTTGTGCTGGCGGCGCTCGCTGTTGACCGGCTCGGCCCGTGGCATGATGGTGGCGGCGGGGTGGCCAGCGAGCTCAAGGCGAATGAACCCAAGCCTGATGAACCCAGGCTTGCCGAGCCCAAGCCTGATGAACCGAAGAGCCAGGATGTCGCCAGCACGCCGCCAGCCGTGGAACCGGCACCTCCGGCTCCACCACCGGTAGCCGCCAACCCACCGTCGACACCGATGCCACCCGCTCCACCGCAGACTCCCGCCGCGCCGCCGCCGGAGGTCGCGATCATTCCGCCGCCCACGGTGGCGCCGTTGCCGCCACCGCCGCCGTCGGCCCCAACCCAGCCCGACGGCCATCGCGACGCGGTCGTCTGGCTGGCGGTCGCGCCCGACGGCCAATCGATCATGAGCGCCAGCACCGACCACGTCATCAAGCTGTGGGACGTCGGCGGCAAGCACTTGATCCGCAATCTCGGCGTCCACAAGGACATGGCGCGCACGGCGCTCTACATGCCCGACGGGGTTAGCGCGCTGACGGCCGGCGACGACGGCGAGATCGTGCTGAGAAAACTCGCCGATGGTACCGTGCTGCATGTCTTCCAGTCCGGCCAGAATGGCGGCGTCAACAAGCTGGCGATCAGCCCGGACGGCAAGCACGCCGTCAGCGGCCACGACACCGGCAACGTCATCGTCTGGGATCTCGTCAACAATTCCGTGCTGCATGTGCTGACCGGGCACGGCTGGTCGATCAGCGCGGTCGCCGTCTCGCCCGATGGCAAGCAGGCGCTCAGCGGCAGCATCGACGGCACGCTCAAGCTCTGGGACATCGACAGCGGCAAGCAATTGCGCAGCTGGCACGGCCACGAGCAGGGCACCTACGGCGCCGTGTTTACCACCGACGGACATCATCTGATCACCGGCAGCGGCGATCTGACGATCAAGGTCTGGGATCTCGACAGCGGCCGCGAGGTGAAGCGGTTCGAGGGTCACGAGGGCACCGTCTACACGCTGGCGCTGTCGGCCGACGGCAAGCGCCTGCTGTCGGGCTCGCTCGACGGCACGGCTAGGCTGTGGGACATGGAAACCGGCAACCAGATCGCCATGTTCGACAGCCAGACCGGCCCGATCTACGCGGTGGCATTTGCTCCCGACGGCACGGTGCTGACCGGCGGCTATGACCGGACGATCAGGGATTGGCCGGCCACGGGGGGCGACGGCGTGGTGCTGTTTGCGGGGGCGCCGGGGTGA
- a CDS encoding exopolysaccharide production repressor protein: MSVTTVVIAVWTYLATGSFWEALAWTVVTLLVLQVGYFMLVVRLIYRRAHHAATSEDTVNVVPPLHRDGVWF; this comes from the coding sequence ATGTCAGTCACGACCGTCGTTATCGCGGTCTGGACCTATCTAGCCACCGGTTCTTTCTGGGAGGCGCTCGCCTGGACGGTCGTGACATTGCTTGTCCTGCAGGTTGGATACTTCATGCTCGTCGTGCGGCTGATCTACAGGCGCGCGCATCATGCCGCGACAAGCGAGGATACCGTGAACGTTGTTCCGCCGCTGCATCGGGATGGTGTCTGGTTCTGA
- a CDS encoding exodeoxyribonuclease III, with amino-acid sequence MKIATFNINNINSRLENLLAWLAAARPDVVCLQELKARDMQFPRTALADAGYGAVWKGEPTWNGVAILARGAEPILTRDALPGDDGDKQSRYIEAAVNGIVIACLYAPNGNPRPGPKFQYKLAWHERLNAHAEQLIDTGLPVVLAGDYNIVPEPRDIYATRSYDDNALVQPESRAAFAALLEQGWTDALRKKHPNETLYTFWDYRRNRWPRDAGLRLDHILLSKTLARRLKGAGIDRDVRGQDGASDHAPVWVEVK; translated from the coding sequence ATGAAGATCGCTACCTTCAACATCAACAACATCAACAGCCGGCTCGAAAACCTGCTGGCGTGGCTGGCTGCCGCCAGACCCGATGTCGTCTGCCTGCAGGAATTGAAGGCGCGCGACATGCAGTTTCCGCGCACCGCGCTCGCCGATGCCGGCTATGGCGCTGTGTGGAAGGGCGAGCCGACCTGGAACGGTGTGGCCATCCTGGCGCGGGGCGCTGAGCCCATCCTGACCCGCGATGCTTTGCCGGGCGACGATGGGGACAAGCAGAGCCGCTACATCGAGGCGGCGGTGAACGGCATCGTCATTGCCTGCCTCTACGCGCCGAACGGCAATCCGCGGCCGGGGCCGAAATTTCAGTACAAACTCGCCTGGCACGAGCGGCTCAACGCACATGCCGAACAACTCATCGACACCGGCCTGCCTGTGGTGCTGGCCGGCGACTACAACATCGTGCCCGAGCCGCGCGACATCTACGCCACCCGCTCCTATGACGACAATGCGCTGGTGCAGCCGGAGAGCCGGGCTGCCTTTGCCGCACTTCTCGAGCAAGGCTGGACCGACGCGCTGCGCAAGAAACACCCGAATGAGACGCTCTATACGTTCTGGGATTACCGGCGGAACCGCTGGCCGCGCGATGCGGGCCTGCGGCTGGATCACATCCTTTTGTCGAAGACACTGGCGCGCCGATTGAAAGGGGCCGGCATCGACCGCGACGTGCGCGGCCAAGACGGCGCCAGCGATCATGCGCCGGTGTGGGTGGAGGTGAAGTGA
- a CDS encoding SDR family oxidoreductase, with product MSIPSQKILIVGGGSGMGLALARRCVERQVEVIIAGRSETRLQQAREALGNPDKLDVAVVDLTREDQVAALFARVGGLDHIVSTAADIEGAYRLLPELDLEAAQRVVESKLFGPLLLAKHGAPQLTPAGSMTFVSGIAAYRPAARGSVVAAVNAALEGLVRALAVELAPIRVNAVSPGWVDTTIWTQVAGDRKAEMLGAMAERLPVGRIGQPEDIADAIAFLIGNGFTTGTTLHVEGGHRLA from the coding sequence ATGAGCATTCCGAGCCAGAAAATCCTGATCGTCGGCGGCGGCTCCGGCATGGGCCTGGCACTGGCCAGGCGTTGTGTCGAGCGCCAGGTTGAAGTCATCATAGCCGGGCGTAGCGAGACCAGGCTGCAACAGGCGCGCGAGGCGCTGGGCAATCCTGACAAACTGGATGTGGCCGTCGTCGACCTCACGCGGGAGGACCAGGTCGCGGCGCTGTTCGCGCGCGTCGGCGGGCTCGACCACATCGTCAGCACCGCCGCCGACATCGAAGGCGCCTACCGTCTGCTGCCGGAGCTTGACCTAGAGGCGGCGCAACGCGTGGTCGAAAGCAAGCTCTTCGGCCCGCTGCTGCTGGCCAAGCATGGTGCGCCACAACTTACACCTGCCGGCTCGATGACCTTCGTTTCCGGCATCGCCGCCTACCGCCCGGCCGCGCGTGGCTCGGTCGTCGCCGCCGTCAATGCGGCGCTCGAAGGGCTGGTGCGGGCGCTGGCGGTGGAGCTCGCGCCCATCCGCGTCAACGCCGTGTCGCCCGGCTGGGTCGACACCACGATCTGGACGCAGGTCGCCGGCGACAGGAAGGCCGAAATGCTTGGTGCGATGGCCGAGCGGCTGCCCGTCGGGCGGATCGGCCAACCCGAAGACATCGCCGATGCCATCGCCTTCCTGATCGGCAACGGCTTCACGACGGGAACGACGCTGCATGTCGAGGGCGGGCATCGGCTGGCCTAG
- the yghU gene encoding glutathione-dependent disulfide-bond oxidoreductase: protein MTDYTPPKVWTWNKPSGGAFASINRPIAGPTHDKELPFGKHPLQLYSLATPNGVKVTVMLEELLARGHEGAEYDAWLIRINDGDQFGSGFVEVNPNSKIPALMDRSGATPMRVFESGSILVYLAEKFGEFLPTEQPARAEVLSWLFWQMGSAPYLGGGFGHFYAYAPEKFEYAIDRFSMEVKRQMDVLDRRLAETEYLGGKDYSIADMAVWPWYGGLALGRMYNDSAEFLSVHEYKHVQRWAKVIDERPAVRRGRMVNRAFGEPALQLHERHDASDFDTKTQDKLAAE, encoded by the coding sequence ATGACCGACTATACCCCGCCGAAAGTATGGACCTGGAACAAGCCGAGTGGCGGCGCCTTCGCCAGCATCAACCGGCCGATCGCCGGGCCGACGCATGACAAAGAGCTGCCCTTCGGCAAGCACCCGCTGCAGCTTTATTCGCTGGCGACGCCGAACGGCGTCAAGGTGACGGTCATGCTGGAGGAGCTTCTGGCGCGCGGCCACGAAGGCGCCGAATACGATGCATGGCTGATCCGCATCAACGATGGCGACCAGTTCGGCAGCGGTTTCGTCGAGGTCAACCCCAACTCCAAAATCCCGGCCTTGATGGATCGCAGCGGCGCCACGCCGATGCGCGTCTTCGAATCCGGTTCGATCCTCGTCTATCTCGCCGAAAAGTTCGGCGAATTCCTGCCCACCGAACAGCCGGCGCGGGCGGAGGTGCTGTCCTGGCTGTTCTGGCAGATGGGCTCGGCGCCGTATCTGGGCGGCGGCTTCGGCCATTTCTACGCCTATGCGCCGGAAAAATTCGAATACGCCATCGACCGTTTCTCGATGGAGGTGAAGCGCCAGATGGACGTGCTCGACCGCCGGCTGGCCGAAACGGAGTATCTCGGCGGCAAGGATTACTCGATCGCCGACATGGCGGTTTGGCCCTGGTATGGCGGGCTGGCGCTTGGCCGCATGTACAACGATTCCGCCGAATTCCTCTCGGTGCACGAATACAAGCACGTGCAGCGCTGGGCGAAGGTGATCGACGAGCGGCCAGCGGTCAGGCGCGGCCGCATGGTCAACCGCGCCTTCGGCGAACCGGCTCTGCAGTTGCACGAGCGCCATGACGCCAGCGATTTCGACACGAAGACGCAGGACAAGCTCGCCGCCGAATAG
- a CDS encoding YdeI/OmpD-associated family protein: MAPVKIDPDKVREFPDAASFYAWLGQHHATETEVWIKVHKVGSGLKSITPKEAIDVVLCFGWIDAVRKGLDEKSFLQRYTPRGRKSIWSKINIDNVARLIEEGRMTEHGLKQVEAAKADGRWARAYGGSREMKIPDDLRAAIDAEPAAKAMLEKLSAQNRFALAFRTHNMKTEAGRKKKIETFVAMLKRGETIHPQGKK, encoded by the coding sequence ATGGCGCCGGTCAAGATCGATCCCGACAAGGTCCGGGAGTTCCCCGACGCGGCCAGCTTCTACGCCTGGCTCGGCCAGCACCATGCCACGGAAACCGAAGTGTGGATCAAGGTGCACAAGGTGGGTTCGGGGCTGAAGTCGATCACGCCGAAGGAAGCCATCGATGTCGTGCTGTGCTTCGGCTGGATCGACGCGGTGCGCAAGGGGCTGGATGAGAAAAGCTTCCTGCAGCGCTATACGCCGCGTGGCAGGAAGAGCATCTGGAGCAAGATCAACATCGACAATGTCGCACGGCTCATCGAAGAGGGCCGCATGACAGAGCATGGGCTGAAACAGGTCGAGGCAGCCAAGGCCGATGGGCGCTGGGCGCGGGCCTATGGCGGCAGCCGGGAGATGAAGATCCCCGACGATCTGCGGGCGGCGATCGACGCCGAGCCGGCCGCGAAGGCGATGCTGGAAAAACTCAGCGCGCAGAACCGCTTCGCGCTCGCCTTCCGCACCCACAACATGAAGACCGAGGCTGGCCGCAAAAAGAAGATCGAGACCTTCGTCGCGATGCTGAAGCGCGGCGAGACGATCCATCCGCAGGGCAAGAAATAG
- a CDS encoding putative RiPP precursor, which produces MKKIYERPALVKKGNLKLITASVNGGVVVSGR; this is translated from the coding sequence TTGAAGAAGATTTATGAGCGGCCTGCTCTGGTCAAGAAAGGCAATTTGAAGTTGATCACCGCCTCGGTCAACGGCGGCGTGGTGGTTTCCGGGCGGTGA
- a CDS encoding S1C family serine protease, with translation MTANPNPRSVVAVRATVPEDAFTAGALGTLREGSGVVIRDDGLVLTIGYLITEAEEVWLTTHDGRVVPAHALAYDQESGFGLVQALAPTGLPAVALGDAGKARIGDAVVLADGIGRAVEARIVTKQEFAGYWEYLLDEAIFIAPAHPSWGGAPLFGADGALLGIGSLRLQMSRAGEVADINMIVPIDLLPPILDDLLTRGQVAKPPRPWLGALSAESDGQVVVMSVTEGGPAAKAGLREGDVISEVRDGAVDGLADFYRKLWESGSAGAEIPMRVVRDGRETWLRVKSADRGSFLKKPQLQ, from the coding sequence ATGACCGCCAATCCCAATCCGCGCTCCGTCGTTGCCGTGCGCGCCACCGTTCCGGAAGACGCCTTCACGGCGGGCGCGCTGGGCACGCTCCGGGAAGGCAGCGGCGTCGTCATCCGCGACGATGGGCTGGTGCTGACCATCGGCTATCTCATCACCGAGGCCGAGGAGGTCTGGCTGACCACGCATGACGGCCGTGTCGTCCCCGCGCATGCGCTGGCATACGACCAGGAATCGGGCTTCGGCCTGGTCCAGGCGCTGGCGCCGACCGGCCTGCCGGCGGTGGCGCTGGGCGACGCCGGCAAGGCCAGGATCGGCGACGCGGTCGTGCTTGCCGACGGCATCGGCCGAGCCGTCGAGGCCAGGATCGTCACCAAGCAGGAATTCGCCGGCTATTGGGAGTATCTGCTCGACGAGGCGATCTTCATCGCGCCCGCGCATCCGTCCTGGGGCGGTGCGCCGCTGTTCGGAGCCGATGGCGCGCTACTCGGCATCGGCTCGTTGCGCCTGCAGATGAGCCGCGCCGGCGAGGTCGCCGATATAAACATGATCGTGCCGATCGATCTTTTGCCGCCGATCCTCGACGATCTCTTGACGCGCGGCCAGGTGGCCAAGCCGCCGCGGCCCTGGCTTGGCGCCCTGTCGGCCGAAAGCGACGGCCAGGTGGTGGTGATGAGCGTGACCGAAGGTGGCCCGGCCGCCAAGGCCGGCCTGCGCGAGGGCGACGTCATTTCCGAGGTTCGCGACGGCGCGGTCGATGGGCTCGCCGATTTCTATCGCAAGCTGTGGGAGAGCGGCTCGGCGGGCGCCGAGATCCCGATGCGGGTGGTGCGCGACGGCCGCGAGACCTGGCTGCGCGTCAAATCCGCCGACCGTGGCAGTTTCCTGAAAAAGCCGCAGCTGCAGTAG
- a CDS encoding LysR family transcriptional regulator, translating into MHPRLLKTFLAVARSRNVTRAAEAVHLAQSSVSDQVQSLEAELGAALFTRSKAGLELTPAGLALKPVAEELLRLDAEARAAVQAAAGQTSGQVTVGALETIASARLAPWLPGFQAHHPGIIVRMKVAGSGALLRQLEDGDIDVVFCFEPRHFAKDTSDQRFARRTIMAEPLALVAAPGQGTAPGDIAALAKLRFVATEPGCIYRHMVDTAFVEAGVDAPAIAAEVGSIGVIARLVAAGAGFGLVPRIAVSDAIARGDIVELPWPGSARAAPLTMIWRRRRVQPPALRQLLAAARDTLVPTERSGAESTKRSNALFANSS; encoded by the coding sequence ATGCATCCAAGACTGCTCAAGACCTTTCTCGCCGTGGCGCGCAGCCGCAACGTCACGCGCGCCGCGGAGGCCGTCCATCTCGCGCAGTCGAGCGTCAGCGACCAGGTCCAGTCGCTCGAGGCCGAGCTTGGCGCTGCCTTGTTCACGCGTTCGAAGGCCGGCCTGGAGCTGACCCCGGCGGGACTGGCGTTGAAGCCCGTCGCCGAAGAGCTGTTGCGGCTCGACGCAGAGGCGCGTGCGGCTGTGCAGGCGGCTGCCGGGCAGACGAGCGGGCAGGTGACCGTCGGTGCGCTGGAGACGATCGCCTCGGCTCGGCTGGCGCCGTGGCTGCCCGGGTTCCAGGCCCACCACCCCGGCATCATTGTCCGGATGAAGGTGGCAGGCAGCGGCGCGCTGCTGCGCCAGCTGGAGGACGGCGATATCGATGTCGTCTTCTGCTTCGAGCCTCGCCATTTCGCGAAGGACACTTCCGATCAGCGTTTCGCCAGGCGCACGATAATGGCCGAACCGCTGGCACTGGTCGCGGCTCCGGGGCAGGGCACCGCCCCAGGCGACATTGCCGCGCTCGCCAAACTGCGGTTCGTGGCGACCGAGCCCGGATGCATCTACCGGCACATGGTCGACACTGCCTTTGTCGAGGCGGGTGTCGATGCGCCAGCAATTGCCGCCGAAGTCGGCAGCATCGGCGTCATTGCGCGGCTGGTGGCCGCCGGCGCGGGTTTCGGCCTCGTTCCACGCATTGCCGTCAGCGATGCGATCGCGCGTGGCGACATCGTCGAACTGCCATGGCCCGGTTCGGCGCGGGCGGCGCCGCTGACGATGATCTGGCGACGCCGGCGCGTCCAGCCGCCGGCGCTCCGGCAATTGCTTGCCGCCGCTCGCGATACGCTTGTGCCAACTGAGCGTTCAGGAGCTGAATCGACGAAACGCTCCAATGCCTTGTTTGCAAACAGTTCCTGA
- a CDS encoding transporter substrate-binding domain-containing protein produces the protein MALFLTAIVACAGTGAAAQTSPDLSLPADLSTKEISIGIKAAPPFAFKLQDGTWSGLSIDLWQKIAGRLKLRFRYVEVPTVQDQIDGVVSGKFDAAMAAITVTADREKAVDFTQPFFTTGLGIATPLNNQPSWRPVMRALTSFGFLQAVLALIVISVVVGVLIWMFERRHNDDFGGGVAKGLFSSMWWSTIAATQASTGDFGPRTVPGRVLAALWMMGSIIVIAVFTAGVTSVLTVTQMEGMVQGESDLAAVRVGAVQNSSTASYLDSTQIRHQDFATIQQGLDALRAGKVDALVHDKPLLGWLVGQNYATSLQVLDATFDQQQYAIALPLGSKLRKPLDVTLLQTMESDWWKQAVFQYLGEK, from the coding sequence ATGGCATTGTTTCTCACGGCCATTGTCGCGTGTGCCGGAACCGGGGCCGCCGCCCAGACGTCCCCCGACCTGTCCTTGCCCGCCGACCTGTCGACGAAAGAGATATCGATTGGGATAAAGGCCGCGCCGCCCTTCGCCTTCAAGCTACAGGACGGCACCTGGTCCGGATTGAGCATCGACCTCTGGCAGAAAATAGCCGGGCGGCTCAAGCTTCGTTTCCGCTATGTCGAAGTGCCGACCGTGCAGGATCAGATCGATGGCGTCGTCAGCGGCAAGTTCGATGCGGCGATGGCGGCGATCACGGTCACGGCCGACCGCGAAAAGGCGGTCGATTTCACGCAGCCCTTTTTCACGACCGGGCTCGGCATCGCGACGCCGCTCAATAACCAGCCTTCATGGCGGCCGGTGATGCGCGCGCTGACCTCGTTCGGCTTCCTGCAGGCGGTGCTGGCGCTGATCGTCATCTCCGTCGTGGTCGGCGTGCTGATCTGGATGTTCGAGCGCCGCCACAATGATGATTTCGGCGGTGGCGTCGCAAAGGGCCTGTTTTCCAGCATGTGGTGGTCGACCATCGCCGCGACGCAGGCCAGCACCGGCGACTTCGGCCCGCGAACCGTGCCGGGGCGCGTGCTGGCCGCACTCTGGATGATGGGATCGATCATCGTGATCGCGGTGTTCACCGCTGGCGTCACGTCGGTGCTGACGGTGACGCAGATGGAAGGGATGGTGCAGGGCGAAAGCGACCTCGCCGCCGTCAGGGTCGGCGCCGTGCAGAACTCCTCGACAGCGTCCTACCTGGATTCGACGCAGATCCGCCATCAGGACTTCGCCACCATCCAGCAAGGGCTCGACGCGCTGCGCGCCGGCAAGGTCGATGCGCTGGTCCACGACAAGCCGCTGCTTGGTTGGCTGGTCGGGCAGAATTACGCGACGAGCCTGCAGGTTCTCGACGCAACCTTCGACCAGCAGCAATATGCCATCGCGCTGCCGCTCGGCAGCAAATTGCGCAAGCCTCTCGATGTCACCCTGCTGCAGACCATGGAGAGCGACTGGTGGAAGCAGGCCGTCTTCCAGTATCTGGGCGAGAAATAG
- a CDS encoding FG-GAP repeat protein, with amino-acid sequence MRSLLFALAFLLPITALAEPIETQKIITALTGDFNGDGAPDLAVVIETEPSDPMDIHFFLRDKEHNYLKPVETVHEQIGGEWNGYDRPGYENSDTEPELTMLPNGSIKFYLPAPPIGSERTNQTLTIAYRNGTFIVAGFAYDSQDYLKENVASACDYNVLTGKGISSKQQPDGSTKHKTVSAEGRIVAFKDWNSGDAFTACEE; translated from the coding sequence ATGCGATCCCTGCTCTTCGCTCTTGCTTTCCTGCTCCCCATTACGGCGCTGGCCGAACCGATCGAAACCCAGAAGATCATCACCGCGCTGACCGGTGACTTCAACGGCGACGGTGCGCCGGACCTTGCCGTGGTGATCGAGACCGAGCCCTCCGATCCGATGGACATCCATTTCTTCCTCAGGGACAAAGAGCACAATTACCTCAAGCCGGTCGAAACCGTGCACGAACAGATCGGTGGCGAGTGGAACGGTTACGACCGGCCGGGCTACGAGAACTCCGACACCGAGCCGGAACTGACGATGCTGCCCAACGGCTCGATCAAATTCTATCTGCCGGCACCGCCAATCGGCAGCGAACGCACCAACCAGACGCTGACCATCGCCTACCGCAACGGCACCTTCATCGTTGCCGGCTTCGCCTATGATTCGCAGGACTACCTCAAGGAGAATGTCGCCAGCGCCTGTGACTACAATGTGCTGACCGGCAAGGGCATCAGCTCGAAGCAGCAGCCGGACGGCAGCACGAAGCACAAGACCGTGTCGGCCGAAGGCCGGATCGTCGCCTTCAAGGACTGGAATTCGGGCGACGCCTTCACCGCTTGCGAGGAATAA
- a CDS encoding sulfotransferase family protein, with amino-acid sequence MTLKLIGAGFGRTGTWSTFAALNRLGLPSYHMQEVILNKANKGHLDFWRKVANSAPGSQHDWNRVFANYTATVDNPGCCVWKELMVAYPDAKVLLTLHPRGAEAWYESTIDTIYFTENVWQFKILEWLTPFGRKFGDMSRKLVWGRTLNGVMEDRAKAVARYNAYVEEVMAAVPPQKLLVYKVTEGWAPLCEFLGVALPNEPFPNLNDRETIKKIIRDIVKGSYIMLGLTIAAIVAVVAALWWWLG; translated from the coding sequence ATGACGCTCAAACTGATCGGGGCCGGTTTCGGCCGCACTGGCACGTGGTCGACCTTTGCCGCGCTCAATAGGCTCGGCCTGCCTTCCTACCACATGCAGGAAGTAATCCTGAACAAGGCCAACAAAGGTCATCTCGATTTCTGGCGCAAGGTGGCCAACAGTGCGCCCGGCAGCCAGCACGACTGGAACCGTGTGTTCGCTAACTATACAGCCACCGTGGACAATCCCGGCTGCTGCGTGTGGAAGGAACTGATGGTTGCCTACCCCGATGCCAAGGTACTGCTGACGCTCCACCCGCGCGGCGCCGAAGCCTGGTACGAGAGCACGATCGACACAATCTACTTCACCGAGAATGTCTGGCAGTTCAAGATCTTGGAGTGGCTGACGCCGTTCGGCCGGAAATTCGGCGATATGTCGAGGAAACTGGTGTGGGGTCGCACGCTGAACGGCGTAATGGAGGACCGCGCCAAGGCTGTGGCGCGCTACAACGCCTATGTCGAGGAGGTCATGGCAGCGGTGCCGCCGCAGAAGCTGCTGGTCTACAAGGTGACCGAAGGCTGGGCTCCGCTTTGCGAATTCCTCGGCGTGGCGCTGCCCAACGAGCCGTTCCCCAACCTCAACGACCGCGAGACGATCAAGAAGATCATCCGCGATATCGTCAAGGGCTCCTACATCATGCTGGGGCTGACGATCGCGGCGATCGTGGCGGTGGTCGCAGCGCTCTGGTGGTGGCTGGGCTGA